From the genome of Nicotiana tabacum cultivar K326 chromosome 2, ASM71507v2, whole genome shotgun sequence:
ATTGAAGTGTGATTACTCCTCCTTTCAGCTCATGGAAGTAACGACGAGCACGATGACCACGAAAGCACTTCTGCACCTCAAGAGTACCTTGCAGAACTTGGTTTCTCACATCCTCCAATGCAGCAATCTACATGTTAGAGAGACAGAAGTTCAAAGATAGGCACACAAAAGGAAATCCAATCTTCAATAGTATAAACCCATTGCCTCATTAGAAGACTGTATAGGTCATACATATCAGAGGAAATATGTTAGCCATAAACcatattttccttcatttctgaTTGTTGTCCTTTCCAATATGCATGGGACTACTCACAAGCCTTCTTCAAAAGGACATAACACATTTTGGCCTCAATGTGATGTCACCAGTTTGGAAGAcacaacacattttttttttaaaaaggatggTGTCCCGGCCAGCTTGCGCTCATATCAACGCACCACACTTTTATTTGTCATAATTTGCTTCAACTATATAGTAGTAAAAATTAGAAAAGACTTAAACTTTCTGGTGTGTCTTTTTGATGATTAGGGCAATGACATTATTGTTTGAAAAGAAAACCTATCTTCATGTCAGAAAACGAGGAACTATGAGCTCACCTGTCCTGCTCGGAAATATAACTTTGTATATCCAACTTGGTACAGTTCCGGAAGAATATCAAACTGCTGAAGAATGGCAACTGACATACTTAGAGGATCTTGACATGCATTATCCTTCACCAGAAGGAAGCCGTACCTAAAATACCGCATTCATATAAGTCGAAAAGCAACCAAAAAACAAGTCAGCGACAAACTAAGGATCAAGTATGTCACCTGCTTGTGAATTCTTGATGTGTTAACCTAGTAGGATAGCCAGATCTTGATATTCTAACCACCTCAAGAACACCACAGGATCTGAGCTGTTGTATGACAAGATCTTTGTCACACATGCCAGGAACCTGCTTATTATTTGGTTTTATGCAGCATATGAAGTGTGGTGTTGTATTTTCCAAATGCTGCATCAGTTTGAACAAATGATCCTGCCAGAAGTTTTTGATAAAGGACAACCTTGAGCAACTATCGGGGTATCCTAAGATACAAACTTTTATTTTCTAAAGTGTTCAGTTTGTTAGCATGATCAAGTTCTATAGAGAAGTTAAGAAAATAACCACCTTAAACTTAGTTGCAACACTATGCTTCTGAAAATCTGGCACCCCTGTATAGGTTGATGGACTTGAGAATTCTGTATCTTCATTAGCAGAAATAGAGGCAAACAGCCGAGGTAGCTGGCCGCCACTTGATGAGAGTAGCTGAATAATGTCAGAATGCAGTGCATCTCTGTTCTTTTCTAAGAAGCCAGTTGCATCATAAGTAACCTGGAagaaacaaatacaaataattactTTGTCCAGAGTTAGACAACTACAATGAGTAATTAACTCGGAGATTCCATAGAGTTAGACAAACTGAGTAATTAAGTACTAGATGACAAGAAAATACTACTTAATATCCGTAGAACTATAGCACATGACAAGAAAAGATGCATTTATAAAAGAAACTGACCTCTCCAGCATAATGGCGAATGCGAAATTCTTCTCTTTCGCCTTTAAAGCAAGGGTCCGATTTGATGTGCTGCTGAAGTTTACTCGCGAAGGTCAAATCAGTGGCCTTTAGGGAATTTGATTCTTCATTCAACAAAGATATAAGCCCAATGGGTTTCTGCAAAATGGAAAATGACAGTTCATCGATCAACTGGTATGTCCATTCAAATACATGTGGTAAATTGCGTAGCCAAAATACAGAGATCTTCTTTATGATTGACTCGATATATTGCATTTTCACTACTTAACCCATAAGAAGGAATACAACGACAAGAAAATTGTGGTGGCAGCTATATCAAATAGAACTTGTGACAATACGAACAGATGCATTTTTATCCTTTGCATCCAACTCAACAATTAAACATGGAAAGAGTAAGACTAAACGGGAAAAAGATGTAAAAggccaaaaaggaaaaagagcaACAACAGTGTGATTGCGTAATTAAGAACGAAAGTAAACGCATAATCCAGGACAGAAGAAAGCTAGCAGATTATATAAACTCCTGACGCCAAGTAAATAGGAAAAAGAACCAAAAGGCAGAAATACCTTTTCAAAAAGATCCAGGCACTCTTGGTTGTCTTCAAAATCTACTTTTGTCCAATCAATTCCGTCCAATTCATATTCCTGATACGAAAACCATCAGTTCTTGCATCGACATCAAAAAATGATGCTGTAAGGAATATCTTCAGGAGAGTAATAAAGCCCGAAAATACCACAGGAAAACTACAGACAGGAAAAATCTGAGTCTAACAATCTTGTGTTTTTCTGCGTAACATAAAAATTTCTGCAGCAGCCACTGATCTTAAATGCCCTAATAGTTTCTGTAGAAGGTAATTACTCTACGGTTGATAAGGAAGTAGGGTACTAGCAGTACAAACAAAATAATCAATACAATTGAAATGAGAAAAAAGTGAATAGAGAGGAAGAGAGAGCGTATTGTTTTATTCAACAGTCCAAATCCACGATCGTACAATGTTTCCTTTGAATATGTAAAGTACAAGGCAAATTCTAAGTACCTTTGtaaagtaggggtaaggtctgcgtacacactaccctcgccagaccccacttgtgggattacactgggttttttgttgttgttgttgtacaagGCTAATTCTAAGAAAGCTTACAACAACAACGCAGTGgagtcccacaagtggggtctgggaggttagtatgtacgcagacctaaCCCCTACCCTGgggaggtagagaggctgtttccgagaGACCCTCGGCTCGAGATGAAATTCTAAGAAAGCTTATGAGTGAAAATGGAAACAGCATTAAGTATGGAAAGTAAGCTGAGAGCTGGAAGTAGTAAGCTTGAAGTTTGATTGCCCTGATGACAGGTGATAAAGATTGGATTAGATGCCTTCGCTCGTTCATTAGTCCGAATTATATAGGACATGGGTCTCTTAGGGTCCAAGTGTAGGTGGAGTCTCCATTGAAGAGACACGAATGAGGTCATGGACCATTATGGTGCAAATCTCCCCCAGATTGTTCGGGGTTGATTGAGAAGTTTCTTGACTCTCAACCTTATCCGTTAAGATTCGGGCAGAGGAATTGGCGCGGGGGCGTCGTGGGCTTAACAAATTGAAGTCATGGCCAGTAAATATAGGGCGCTCGTATCATTGTTCCGGCTCGTAAGGGACGGTTTAAGAATGGACATTTTATCCCGGAACTGGTCGTATTGAGTCAGTCGTGCAAGGAGTCGGTCACAGGCTTTGAGCCTTGGAGAGGGACGGTTTGTCCGGggttttttattgttgttgttgtacaagGCTAATTCTAAGAAAGCTTACAACAACAACGCAGTGgagtcccacaagtggggtctgcgaggttagtatgtacgcagacctaaCCCCTACCCTgggaaggtagagaggctgtttccgagaGACCCTCGGCTCGAGATGAAATTCCAAGAAAGCTTATGAGTGAAAATGAAAACAGCATTAAGTATGGAAAGTAAGCTGAGAGCTGGAAGTAGTAAGCTTGAAGTTTGATTGCCCTGATGACAGGTGATAAAGATTGGATTAGATGCCTTCGCTCGTTCATTAGTCCGAATTATATAGGACATGGGTCTCTTAGGGTCCAAGTGTAGGTGGAGTCTTCATTGAAGAGACACGAATGAGGTCATGGACCATTATGGTGCAAATCTCCCCCAGATTGTTCGGGGTTAATTGAGAAGTTTCTTGACTCTCAACCTTATCCGTTAAGATTCGGGCAGAGGAATTGGCGCGGGGGCGTCGTGGGCTTAACAAATTGAAGTCATGGCCAGTAAATATAGGGCGCTCGTATCATTGTTCCGGCTCGTAAGGGACGGTTTAAGAATGGACATTTTATCCCGGAACTGGTCGTATTGAGTCAGTCGTGCAAGGAGTCGGTCACAGGCTTTGAGCCTTGGAGAGGGACGGTTTGTCCGGggttttttattgttgttgttgtacaagGCTAATTCTAAGAAAGCTTACAACAACAACGCAGTGgagtcccacaagtggggtagACCTAACCCCTACCCTgggaaggtagagaggctgtttccgagaGACCCTCGGCTCGAGATGAAATTCTAAGAAAGCTTATGAGTGAAAATGGAAACAGCATTAAGTATGGAAAGTAAGCTGAGAGCTGGAAGTAGTAAGCTTGAAGTTTGATTGCCCTGATGACAGGTGATAAAGATTGGATTAGATGCCTTCGCTCGTTCATTAGTCCGAATTATATAGGACATGGGTCTCTTAGGGTCCAAGTGTAGGTGGAGTCTCCATTGAAGAGACACGAATGAGGTCATGGACCATTATGGTGCAAATCTCCCCCAGATTGTTCAGGGTTGATTGAGAAGTTTCTTGACTCTCAACCTTATCCGTTAAGATTCGGGCAGAGGAATTGGCGCGGGGGCGTCGTGGGCTTAACAAATTGAAGTCATGGCCAGTAAATATAGGGCGCTCGTATCATTGTTCCGGCTCGTAAGGGACGGTTTAAGAATGGACATTTTATCCCGGAACTGGTCGTATTGAGTCAGTCGTGCAAGGAGTCGGTCACAGGCTTTGAGCCTTGGAGAGGGACGGTTTGTCcggggttttttgttgttgttgttgtacaagGCTAATTCTAAGAAAGCTTACAACAACAACGCAGTGgagtcccacaagtggggtctgggaggttagtatgtacgcagacctaaCCCCTACCCTGgggaggtagagaggctgtttccgagaGACCCTCGGCTCGAGATGAAATTCTAAGAAAGCTTATGAGTGAAAATGGAAACAGCATTAAGTATGGAAAGTAAGCTGAGAGCTGGAAGTAGTAAGCTTGAAGTTTGATTGCCCTGATGACAGGTGATAAAGATTGGATTAGATGCCTTCGCTCGTTCATTAGTCCGAATTATATAGGACATGGGTCTCTTAGGGTCCAAGTGTAGGTGGAGTCTCCATTGAAGAGACACGAATGAGGTCATGGACCATTATGGTGCAAATCTCCCCCAGATTGTTCGGGGTTGATTGAGAAGTTTCTTGACTCTCAACCTTATCCGTTAAGATTCGGGCAGAGGAATTGGCGCGGGGGCGTCGTGGGCTTAACAAATTGAAGTCATGGCCAGTAAATATAGGGCGCTCGTATCATTGTTCCGGCTCGTAAGGGACGGTTTAAGAATGGACATTTTATCCCGGAACTGGTCGTATTGAGTCAGTCATGCGAGGAGGCGGTCACAGGCTTTGAGCCTTGGAGAGGGACGGTTTGTCCGGGGCTTAGCTAGTTTAGCACGCGTAAGGCACGTGCTATTTTTGACAACTACAATTTCTCAGCTCCAGTTCTCATAAAAAGTTTCACTCATTATAGTCAGCTTATGCAAAACCGGTAAAGAGACTTCTTTTTACCTCCTTTCAGTTAAAGAAGTTAGTAGAGGAAAGGGACGAAGCAATAAGAATGAACTTGGAAGGATCATGATATGCTTACCTCTTGTTCAAGTTTCAAAAGATGTCGGTTGACATGCTGCCGGAGCCTCTCATTTGCATAGTTTATGCAAAATTGTTCAAAACTGTTTCTCTGAAAAGTGGGAATGGGACGGTCAAGTTGGATACAAGGAATCTTCCTATGCAGTATaatagttctttttttttttaaaacagaaataagtTTACCTTAAATGATTCAAAACCATAAATATCCAGAATATTTATGGATCTACCCGTCTGTTCTTTACCCATTGCAAGCTTTCTGTTCATTTGATCAACTATCCAGTCAAACAAGTTTGCATAAATGAACTTTGCCAATGTATCTCTTCTATCAGTTGCCTGAATCAGATTCAACATGAGTCACGTTCTCAAGAGAAGAAATAGGAGTGATAAATTCATATATAAGAATAATTAATGAAAATAGCACATCTTCTGGTAAATATCAGGATGAAAatgtgaagaaagaaaatcagcaAGAGATGGAATATAAGCACTTCGATTAACCTGCTCCATAGTTAAACTCTTGGCAACCTTATCCTTGCCGACTTGTATTTGGCGTGTTGATAAAGCTAGCATGAGGTCACTTACACTACATCCAATCAAGCTAGCAGCATTTGTAACAGCTGCAAGATAAAAGATGGTGAGAAACCAAACAGATAAACAGCCTCCATGGAAGCACAGAATATAAATGAATACTAAAAAGTTGAAGACCTTGCGAACAAAGTGAAGCAAGAAACTTCACAATTATTGTTACAAAGTAAGACAATACAAGAGGTGCAGGAAAGAATTATCATAAGAAGCATAAGAGATTTGCATGAATCACAACAACAGAGGCTCTATAACAATGTAAAACACTCATGGCCCAAAAAGTGGACAAGCCTAAGAGAGACCCTCAAAATTGCAGAGAAATGGAGTTAACAAGAGTACTCCTGGAGTTAACATAACTACTCCAGAGAAAAGCAGCCAACTGACAATGAGAAATATGATAGACTGTCCTTTACTCAAAATGGAAGAAAGTGTTTAAGCTGAAACCTATTATATGGATGCTGAGCAAAAGCTAAGTCAAGAGATTCACAGTTGGAAAGCTAACTTACAATTGACCAAGTGTACAATTACTTATATATGTATAAGATTATGAAAATCATATCTGTATTTACTTTCAGATTGAACAAAAGTAGAAGAGGATCAACATTAGCTAATGCTACATTGACAAGATAGCACACCTTCACTTTGCACAACTTCAACATGGATTGCATTGTCAATTACTTGGAATGTTATATTTCCCAGCCATAGAACTGAAGCAATCATCTGAAAAACATGCTCTTGATCCCTTTCAGAAATCCTAAAAGTATTTAGGGCTTCCTGGTGAAAGTAAGAGAAACAAaggaaataattacaaaaaagATCCAGCACGGCATTGAACTGAAAGAACAGAAATCAAACATAAGTTGACCATGTCTTATCCCTGAAGGCTCACCATAAGCTTATGAAATTCCTCAGCATCATCGACATAATGGATCACCAAGCAGTCACTCTGGTTGAGATATTTGTATTCTGATGCACCTTTTAACTTAAGTTTATCTGAGAATGAATCACATAGAAGTTCTCAAGAAGAAATCTTTCCGCAACTTCTATAACTAatttatcaacaaaaaaaaaaatccttaacTAACACCCCTGCCCTCCTAAAGAAGAGAAATAGAAAATTTATAGAGCAccagaaagaaataaaagagtctgttcaatctctttttttttaaatcaagaaAAAGTCAGTTCAATCTCTTAAATGTACTCTTTTCTAGtaaaacaaaaaattatataCACATAATATAGAAAGAACTTCCATTAAACAGAGTTTTTTACTCCAATAAAATTTCTCACTTTATAAATGATTCATAAGCTGTATGCCTAACTTCTAGATTTTCCTGCTCCGGAGTTCCACTTCTATCTTTTTTACTAATAACAGTGTTGTCCAGGCTAACTTGCACAGCTCTCATATTTCACAGGTTGGGTGCATCCTCCCACCAGAACATACGTTATTGGGTCACTCTACCCACAAAGCTTAGGGATGGAAGACACCACCTAATTTTGTCGCCTCTGCTGGGATTCAATCGCTTGGTCCTCATGGTTTTCTTTTCAGCTTAGACCACCTTCGGATGCAGTCCCACTTCCATGTTTAGGAACATCTTGTTGGATTACTAAGTTTTGTGACTACTAATTTACTCTTGTATCCTATTATATTGATGTTTACAACTTCAAAATCACAGCCCTCGCTTCATCTTTAAGATCACAGAAGTTTCAGTTCAGGGAAAGATATGCAGAAAACATCTCAGGAGTTGTAACCACACAGCATCAGAAACAGAAGTTGTTTGGGCAATGAAGTTACATCGCTGATTAATTGAACAATCACAACCAATGGAGACGGCAATATTTAAAGCCATGTGAAGTCCTACGAGTGAAATAAGCAACAAAAAAACCACAATAGAAGGTCTGGTATCAATTGCAGACCTCTCAAAGTAGTTGGAGCCCCGGCACATAGTTGGTAAAAGATATGATAGGACCTCTCTCCATTGACCAGCTGAACTACTCTTGACTGCCCAAAGAAGACATTATGTTTCAAGAGAATTAGATTGCAATTGTACTGATATAAATGCAACAACAAAAACCAGGGTAGAGAGGAGAAGAAAATCCCACCTTTTCAAGAAGTACTACTCATAGTTTTCGCATTAGCACATTGGACATGCACAAAGAAGTATAAAAGTCAGTAACAATGCTAAAACAGTTATGAAAGGACAATTACAATAAATTGCATTCTTTGAATCAAACTTCGTAGGCACACTTACAGGTTTGTATTTTAGCACTGCATATCCTCCCTGTTGCACTAAAATGAATTTCAATCAACTTTCCCTGCATCCATCAGGGACAACTGTCAGAACAAGTGCAACAAATGGGGAAATAAAGGAAAGTAAACGAGAAAAGAATCAGCCATAGAGACTGACAAATCGACTAGAGTTGTTGTTCTTGGAAGTTTTGGCATTCCCAAAGGCCTCCAATATGTAGCTTGTTTGCAGCACCTCCCTCTCTATTCCATTCCTGCCTCCACCAATCATAGCCAAGTATTCCATTGCAATCTTTGCTGTTTCCGTCTTCCCAGATCCACTTTCCCCACTGTATGATATGAAGAGATATTTGTTCCTCCCAGTCATTAAAATCACCATGATTTGATAATTACTATCTAAGACATCAATCATTGAACCAGAGTAGAAATACACATTAAGTATCTCGCATCACTAAAGATAACAAAGAGACATTTTCACCAACCTTATGATAATAGATTGACTTGTTTCATCTGCACGATTCAAAAGGTAAAAGCAAAGAAATTAGGATCAGCTTGCATCTAAAGTTTTTAAAAGAGCTAACAACTTTTTTTGTATAATAACAATGAGTATGGTTCCGTGGAAAACCTTCCATCATTCGATCGTATGCAGTGTCAGCAATAGAATAAACATGAGGATCATTCAAGAGCTTCTGTCTGTAAGCTGTAACAAATTCGTCCCCATACAATTGGATATCTTTGAAGGGATTGATTGCTATTAAGACAGGCCCTGCCTTACTCTGCAAGCATAGCGGGACAGGAAAAAATTAAAAGTGGAGATACATGAAATTACAAAACGAGGCATATATGCAGTTTAGTGTTACGCACATATATTATGTCCTGTGCATATCTGTGTTGAAGGTTGTGAAGAACTGATGGCTCGTTCAAATAActaagttgcattagatcatccACACCCTCAAGAACATCTGGATTAGCAGGTAAAAGCTCTCCTACAGGCACTGTCACAATCTATAGTATGACACAATGTTCTTTTAAGTCAGATGCAGCTGTTAAATTTAAATATTCATCATTAGGAAATAACAGGAATACGTGAACTCACACTGTGATCAGATAGGAGTACTGTAGCTTTCTCTCCTGAAGATGATTGAATCTGTCCTGATACCCATTGTCCATTCCTTAGGCGACACCAGATGCGAAGCTTCTGAAACACAAATAAACACAAATATAGCTCTAAGTTACATAACAAAATCATCTTAGAACAACCTTGAAATGTTACACTAGTAAACAAAGCAAACACAATTGACAAAACACGTGGAGCTAAAAAACTACGCACTAATCAATCATTGAATCAAGGCAATTAATAAGAATAACTACAAAAACAACGGATCAATCTAAAACTAGAGTTATATGAATAAAGACAGTAAATTTACAGAAATGAAGACAAATGCACTAATGACAGTAACTATTTTTTACCTTGTTAATAAAATAATTGATGTTAGGTTCCATTCCTTTAACCTTCTTATAAGCCCCAAAATTAGCATTCCTTTGCAACCCTTTAGACTCTTCTAATTTCTTGCTAGTATTCTTCTCCAATTCAACTTCGCCTTCAATTCCGAAGCTATTGGGTAACGTTCTCTTAGGTGAGGGAGGCCTAGTCTTGGATTTAAGCTTGGGCCGAGCCGGTAATGCCGGTGGCAAGTCTTTGGGCTTCTCACTTTCGTCCCTTTGCCGGAGAGTCTCCAGCATTTCCTCTAACGAACTACGTGCCATAGAATTATGCGAAACGGACAACATCCTTTTTTTCCTCAGAAGCAAGAATTATATGTACAAAAATGTTCTCATTCCAATTAGGAAAATAAAAGGGAACTTCTTTTTAGGCTAAATCAAGAACATGGGGTGGCTCATTATGTCGAGAAAACAAGCCTTTTGAGGAAGAcagagaataagagaagcaaaatTGTCTAAAGCCATAAATAGATTTATCTAATGAAGAAAGAAGCTTTTTTTTTTCTGGTTTatcaaaaagaaaaggggaaaaggaTGTTCACTTTTGTGTGCCGTGTGTTGGTtggttttatttttagaaaaacaaaaactGCCGTTCAGATAGAACCAAAATAGAAAATAATGGATATGAGATTttgaaaatttatcatttttggtCGAGTACGTAGTAGGATGATTTGGATTGAAGGAACCGTTGGATTTAGATAGAGGAAATTTAAATAAATTTGAATTTAGTGGGGGCCTGGATATACACGTAGTAGTGCTAATATACTTGCTAAAATAGCGTAGACCTGAAATTTTGAGGTGGCAGACAGAGACATCTGAAAGGGAAGCGGATAAAATGGGACATATTGTGGAATCTAAATTTGGTCCTATAGCTCACTCTAATTACACTTATAGGGGCTGTTTGGTTAGAGATATTAATTCCAGCATAAGCTTTCATGTAGCTTGGTATAAAGTTTGGGAGAAAATGGAATCAACTTAAATAAAGAAAATGAGTATGCAAATATTTCATGTGTTTTATAGTATCAATCTCCTATATCTTACATAAAAATTCCATGAAAATGGTCATATAACTAAAAAAACATATTTATAATGGATTATGTATTCCACCGAACCACAATGTTTGGTTGGAGGAATCAGAAAAAATAAATCTTGcataattaatataatatttgATTAGCCATATAATTATGCAGTATTTGAAtgataatattaaataatatttatattaacaacaaaaaaaaaacatattataGTCCTATAAGTGAGGTTTGAGGAGGGTAGTGGGTACGCATACCTTAGCCTAGAAGGTAAAGAGGTTTTTTCCGATAATATTTATATTAAGTTATGCGAAAATATATGTGTTATTTTATATTGGATATGATATGATATAAGACTATGTGTACTATCACCAAAGATTATCGCGGACTAGTAAATACTCCTTCATCCTTAACTAAGGGTATCGAGTTCGAACACAAAGAATAAAGTTGCATTTCATATGAAGTATGTGGGACTTCCCCGCACGTTTCTATATTAGTCGAgccctaaggggtcgtttggttgagaAACAAGttattccatgattaattatttCGGGATTAGTTATCTCACCCTCCCATAGGGATAAAAGAATACTACAATTCCGTCATCACGGGATTAGTTATACCGTAATTTTATCTCAACCAAACGTAGgatactcatctcaaatttaatctcgGAACTAATTATCTCTTATCTTTTGTACCAAACGAGCCGACAGGTTTCAATCTAATAATTCTTCCGTTTTACGTCCTGCTCAAAGCATATTTTAttctttctattttgaaatttattttataaacatTATTATTCGACATGTCTATACaaggtttaaaatttaaaattcatgtactgttatatattaatttatttatcatctattatttaatattttctaCCCTGTAAGTACTTAAAGGATATATACAGGTCAAATTACTAAGAGTTCTGTAGATATTGGCATACTCAATAATTTTACCTTATAGTAATGGGGTTACTCAAATTTGTAAAGCTGAAAAGGGAATTTCCTGCTTTTGTGGCTAGTTGCTTTTCATTTTGCTGTTTTTGTAGCTTATTGAGTTGTCTTATGTTGTGTAGTGTCACTTCGACTCTTTTTATTCCGAGGCAGGAGACTGATAATGCTTAGCTTGTATAAGTATGATGTAAATGGAAGTTATAATAACCtttgggaaaaaagaaaaaaaaagaacttgaGGCAAATATTCCTCCTCAAAGAACTCATGAGACATTAAGAAATATTATTACAAGTGTAAATTTGATCATCTATGTCAGGGAATTCTGTTAGGAAAAATACTAACCTGATTGGCTTCCTGATATTCAAATAGAAGGTACTATCTATAAAATATTTAAGCGAATTCCGAAATAAAATGTAAAAAGATATTAAGAAAAAAATAGTCATCCTAATGGTGTTCATAGCTAAAATGGAATCATATTGGAATATCCTTAGCTAGTTAGCTTTATCGCTATGGCCTATGAGCAATCCCTTTCAAGCATCTCGTGGTAAGGACAGGAGTCCGATAATATCCCGTTTGGCATAAAAAAAACATTTCAGTATTTACAATTTTTGGTTTGAGAATGAGCATTTGCTGATTGCTGAACTTTTAAATGACATATTGAAAATGGGAAAATGTGTATTTGAAAAAAGTCAattttttttaagtgaaatttaTGTGACGTTCATGATGAAAGGTGGCCTGAAGAGGACGAACAAAAAGAAGGACTAACATGCTTCTGAAGAATGAGTGCGCATGATACCTTAGTCCAAGAGTCACACATCGAAATgggaaagaaaagtaaaaaactttATATGACACATTACAAATTCACGTAATTGATGATGGTGTAACCCGAGAGGTAAATCTGTGAGATGTATTAGGTCAAAGCGAAAAATACTTAGAGGTCGGACACTCCTATAAAATAGTGAAAAAAACCTTAGCAAAGACATTGATTCCCTATGGGAGTGGTGTATTCcaaccttttatttttctttccagaTTCACCTCAAATACTGTTTTTGTGTTTCAACATCAGCTCGAGACACCATTCACACTCTCATTTCGAATATCTAATTTAACCATAAACATTTGAATAATACGCTAGTACCTTTTTCATTTTGATTTCTTATTATCAAACATATCTGAATAATATGTCAATATCTTTTCATTTAAATTTTCGAACCATCAACATTTCAATAATAGCTGCAAGCATGGTGTCACCTGTGTTTGTAGTCAATTTAATAAGATTCTTTATAATTATACCTACGACCAAACTCCTACAAACAGGGGTGAGCATAGTTTGGGCAAACCCGAAATccgaattttttggatttttggtttggattttggatttaatttttaaaatttttggatttCAGATTGGATATTGGATTTGGTATTTCGAATTTTTGGATATCCGAAATTcttatactttatatttagtcAATTATTCATATGTCAATAGTAATAACTTCAATACCCTACCCACTAGATAATTATCTcatatatttaatattaattattaagttaTTGTGAGAATACTTTCTATTTGGAcatgat
Proteins encoded in this window:
- the LOC107765078 gene encoding myosin-2 isoform X2; the protein is MLSVSHNSMARSSLEEMLETLRQRDESEKPKDLPPALPARPKLKSKTRPPSPKRTLPNSFGIEGEVELEKNTSKKLEESKGLQRNANFGAYKKVKGMEPNINYFINKKLRIWCRLRNGQWVSGQIQSSSGEKATVLLSDHSIVTVPVGELLPANPDVLEGVDDLMQLSYLNEPSVLHNLQHRYAQDIIYSKAGPVLIAINPFKDIQLYGDEFVTAYRQKLLNDPHVYSIADTAYDRMMEDETSQSIIISGESGSGKTETAKIAMEYLAMIGGGRNGIEREVLQTSYILEAFGNAKTSKNNNSSRFGKLIEIHFSATGRICSAKIQTLLLEKSRVVQLVNGERSYHIFYQLCAGAPTTLRDKLKLKGASEYKYLNQSDCLVIHYVDDAEEFHKLMEALNTFRISERDQEHVFQMIASVLWLGNITFQVIDNAIHVEVVQSEAVTNAASLIGCSVSDLMLALSTRQIQVGKDKVAKSLTMEQATDRRDTLAKFIYANLFDWIVDQMNRKLAMGKEQTGRSINILDIYGFESFKRNSFEQFCINYANERLRQHVNRHLLKLEQEEYELDGIDWTKVDFEDNQECLDLFEKKPIGLISLLNEESNSLKATDLTFASKLQQHIKSDPCFKGEREEFRIRHYAGEVTYDATGFLEKNRDALHSDIIQLLSSSGGQLPRLFASISANEDTEFSSPSTYTGVPDFQKHSVATKFKDHLFKLMQHLENTTPHFICCIKPNNKQVPGMCDKDLVIQQLRSCGVLEVVRISRSGYPTRLTHQEFTSRYGFLLVKDNACQDPLSMSVAILQQFDILPELYQVGYTKLYFRAGQIAALEDVRNQVLQGTLEVQKCFRGHRARRYFHELKGGVITLQSFIRGEIARNRYNTSVGSKVKVAHKNDEQLVAVVQIQSAIRGWLARKDLNKLQSAKTLNVDIPKTGRKMEVKELPREILPSAVEDLERRVLKAEATLGEKEMENVALKEQVNLFEARCLEYEVKMRSMEEMWQKQTASLQASLAAAKNSLGAGDTTGRPGKPEGSPSPRYYDSDDATSMDTPAGCTPVKFTNNSLGVGANREVNGGLAIVSHLTLEFEQRKQNFDDEALAIVHLKPGQLHSTNPADEYRRLKCRFEEWKKDYKVRLKETKTKVHKLGCSKAGKNRRKWWGKKSK
- the LOC107765078 gene encoding myosin-2 isoform X1, with amino-acid sequence MLSVSHNSMARSSLEEMLETLRQRDESEKPKDLPPALPARPKLKSKTRPPSPKRTLPNSFGIEGEVELEKNTSKKLEESKGLQRNANFGAYKKVKGMEPNINYFINKKLRIWCRLRNGQWVSGQIQSSSGEKATVLLSDHSIVTVPVGELLPANPDVLEGVDDLMQLSYLNEPSVLHNLQHRYAQDIIYSKAGPVLIAINPFKDIQLYGDEFVTAYRQKLLNDPHVYSIADTAYDRMMEDETSQSIIISGESGSGKTETAKIAMEYLAMIGGGRNGIEREVLQTSYILEAFGNAKTSKNNNSSRFGKLIEIHFSATGRICSAKIQTLLLEKSRVVQLVNGERSYHIFYQLCAGAPTTLRDKLKLKGASEYKYLNQSDCLVIHYVDDAEEFHKLMEALNTFRISERDQEHVFQMIASVLWLGNITFQVIDNAIHVEVVQSEAVTNAASLIGCSVSDLMLALSTRQIQVGKDKVAKSLTMEQATDRRDTLAKFIYANLFDWIVDQMNRKLAMGKEQTGRSINILDIYGFESFKRNSFEQFCINYANERLRQHVNRHLLKLEQEEYELDGIDWTKVDFEDNQECLDLFEKKPIGLISLLNEESNSLKATDLTFASKLQQHIKSDPCFKGEREEFRIRHYAGEVTYDATGFLEKNRDALHSDIIQLLSSSGGQLPRLFASISANEDTEFSSPSTYTGVPDFQKHSVATKFKDHLFKLMQHLENTTPHFICCIKPNNKQVPGMCDKDLVIQQLRSCGVLEVVRISRSGYPTRLTHQEFTSRYGFLLVKDNACQDPLSMSVAILQQFDILPELYQVGYTKLYFRAGQIAALEDVRNQVLQGTLEVQKCFRGHRARRYFHELKGGVITLQSFIRGEIARNRYNTSVGSKVKVAHKNDEQLVAVVQIQSAIRGWLARKDLNKLQSAKTLNVDIPKTGRKMEVKELPREILPSAVEDLERRVLKAEATLGEKEMENVALKEQVNLFEARCLEYEVKMRSMEEMWQKQTASLQQASLAAAKNSLGAGDTTGRPGKPEGSPSPRYYDSDDATSMDTPAGCTPVKFTNNSLGVGANREVNGGLAIVSHLTLEFEQRKQNFDDEALAIVHLKPGQLHSTNPADEYRRLKCRFEEWKKDYKVRLKETKTKVHKLGCSKAGKNRRKWWGKKSK